From one Synechocystis sp. PCC 6803 substr. PCC-P genomic stretch:
- a CDS encoding tetratricopeptide repeat protein encodes MKVNLGNCFCLSLSQKKFPLPLASLLVNVPLALMVALGMNLALERPGVTGEMVVLESPIAPEAIFAQGVKAGEAGNYAEAVELFSVVLNLSPDSPETHYNRGLAWERLGNVDQAIADYGRSIALDRYYIPPYINRGNLYSQQQDHHTAIQDFTQAITYDPNRYKAYYNRANSYFQLGQYAQAIADYNRVLVLRPDYINAIYNRGLAHFQAGQLDSSRQDLLFSAQAYLNRGDRRSYLEALDQMSELGL; translated from the coding sequence ATGAAAGTTAATTTAGGCAATTGCTTCTGCCTTAGTTTAAGTCAAAAAAAATTTCCGTTGCCCTTGGCTAGCCTATTGGTCAATGTCCCTTTGGCCTTGATGGTCGCCCTAGGAATGAATTTAGCCTTAGAGCGGCCTGGAGTAACTGGGGAGATGGTGGTGCTGGAATCGCCCATAGCACCGGAGGCCATCTTTGCCCAGGGGGTTAAAGCTGGGGAAGCAGGCAATTATGCCGAAGCAGTGGAGTTATTTTCCGTTGTACTCAACCTGAGCCCAGACTCACCGGAAACCCACTATAACCGTGGTTTGGCTTGGGAGAGACTAGGTAACGTAGACCAAGCGATCGCCGACTATGGCCGCAGTATTGCCCTAGACCGTTATTACATTCCCCCCTACATCAACCGGGGCAATCTTTATAGCCAACAGCAGGATCACCACACAGCTATCCAGGACTTTACCCAGGCCATCACCTACGACCCGAATCGCTATAAGGCTTATTACAATCGGGCCAATAGTTATTTCCAACTGGGACAATACGCCCAGGCGATCGCCGACTATAACCGGGTGCTGGTCCTCAGGCCGGACTACATCAACGCCATTTATAACCGGGGTTTGGCCCACTTCCAAGCCGGACAGCTAGACAGTTCCCGTCAAGATTTGTTGTTTTCTGCCCAGGCCTATCTCAACCGTGGCGATCGCCGTAGTTACCTGGAGGCCCTGGACCAAATGAGTGAGTTAGGACTGTAA
- the eno gene encoding phosphopyruvate hydratase, protein MLSKVPATIEEIAAREILDSRGRPTIEAEVRLESGAHGIAQVPSGASTGSFEAHELRDGDPKRYDGKGVEKAVRNVTEKIAPVVEGLDAFDQMAVDQAMIDRDGTDNKKELGANAILGVSLATAKAAAAELAIPLYRYLGGPLANVLPVPMMNVINGGAHADNNVDFQEFMIMPVGAETFKEALRWGAEVFAVLGKVLKERKLLSGGVGDEGGYAPNLTSNQQALDILIEAIEQAGYKPGSQIALAMDIAASEFFKNGQYEYDGGSHSPQEFIDYQAKLVSQYPIVSIEDGLHEDDWESWKGLTTSLGTKTQLVGDDLMVTNPVRLQKSIDLGVANAILIKLNQIGTLSETLETISLATRHSYRSVISHRSGETEDTTIADLAVATRVGQIKTGSLCRSERVAKYNRLLRIEDELGDRAVYAPKIGLGPKHS, encoded by the coding sequence ATGTTAAGTAAAGTCCCCGCCACCATTGAAGAAATCGCCGCCCGGGAAATTTTAGACTCCAGGGGTCGCCCCACCATCGAAGCGGAAGTCCGGCTGGAAAGTGGGGCCCACGGCATTGCCCAGGTGCCCAGTGGTGCTTCCACAGGCAGTTTTGAAGCCCATGAATTGCGGGACGGAGACCCCAAACGCTATGACGGGAAAGGGGTAGAAAAAGCAGTACGGAACGTGACAGAAAAAATTGCCCCGGTGGTGGAAGGCCTGGATGCCTTCGATCAAATGGCGGTGGATCAGGCCATGATTGACCGGGATGGAACGGACAATAAAAAAGAATTGGGGGCCAATGCCATTTTGGGGGTTTCTTTAGCCACCGCTAAGGCCGCCGCCGCTGAGCTAGCCATTCCCCTCTACCGCTACCTGGGAGGCCCCCTGGCTAACGTACTGCCGGTACCGATGATGAACGTGATTAACGGTGGGGCCCATGCCGACAATAACGTCGATTTTCAGGAATTCATGATCATGCCGGTGGGGGCAGAAACCTTTAAAGAAGCTCTGCGCTGGGGGGCGGAAGTTTTCGCTGTGTTGGGCAAAGTGTTGAAAGAACGAAAACTGCTCTCCGGTGGGGTGGGGGACGAAGGGGGTTATGCTCCCAATTTGACCTCGAATCAACAGGCCCTAGATATTCTCATCGAGGCGATTGAACAAGCTGGTTACAAACCCGGTAGTCAAATTGCCTTGGCCATGGACATTGCCGCCAGTGAATTTTTCAAAAATGGTCAGTATGAATACGACGGTGGTTCCCATTCTCCCCAGGAATTCATCGACTATCAGGCCAAGCTAGTGAGTCAATATCCCATTGTCTCCATTGAAGACGGTTTGCACGAAGACGATTGGGAAAGTTGGAAGGGTTTAACCACTTCCCTGGGCACCAAAACCCAGTTGGTGGGGGATGACTTGATGGTGACCAACCCGGTGCGTCTGCAAAAATCCATTGATTTGGGAGTTGCCAACGCCATTTTGATCAAACTCAATCAAATCGGCACTTTGAGCGAAACTTTAGAGACCATTTCCCTAGCTACTCGCCATAGTTACCGTTCTGTTATTTCCCATCGCTCCGGTGAAACGGAGGACACCACGATCGCCGACTTGGCCGTGGCCACCAGGGTAGGGCAAATTAAAACCGGTTCCCTTTGTCGTTCTGAGCGGGTTGCTAAATATAACCGTTTACTCCGCATTGAAGATGAACTTGGCGATCGGGCCGTTTATGCCCCTAAAATTGGCCTGGGTCCCAAACATTCTTAA
- a CDS encoding carbonic anhydrase translates to MAKPVNLPDYSPCSCCPPIHAFSRRHFLRGLMASGLLAGFPSMDNSPVLKNLFQAQALVLSCIDFRFLNYQRSFLNEQNLDQAYDWVALAGASLALTGFPHPAEAETFWDQLALSKQLHNINRVIIFDHQDCGAYAKVHAQPFGDRQAEENFHAGYLHQAEAQIRERYPDLIVELYFVDLTGQVKVIASLA, encoded by the coding sequence ATGGCCAAACCAGTTAATTTGCCTGATTATTCTCCCTGTAGCTGTTGCCCACCAATCCATGCTTTCTCCCGTCGTCATTTTCTCCGGGGTTTGATGGCCAGTGGTTTACTAGCTGGTTTCCCTTCCATGGATAATTCCCCCGTCCTGAAAAATTTATTCCAAGCTCAGGCGTTAGTGCTTAGTTGTATTGATTTTCGTTTCCTTAATTATCAACGCTCTTTTTTAAACGAGCAAAATTTAGACCAGGCCTATGATTGGGTGGCTTTGGCTGGAGCTTCCCTGGCTTTGACTGGTTTTCCCCATCCTGCTGAAGCAGAGACCTTTTGGGATCAACTGGCCCTATCCAAGCAGTTACACAACATTAATAGGGTAATTATTTTTGATCACCAAGATTGTGGAGCCTATGCTAAAGTTCATGCCCAACCCTTTGGCGATCGCCAGGCGGAGGAAAATTTCCATGCTGGTTATTTACACCAAGCTGAGGCACAAATCCGGGAGCGCTACCCCGATTTAATCGTGGAATTGTATTTTGTTGACCTCACAGGGCAAGTTAAGGTCATTGCTTCCTTGGCTTAG
- a CDS encoding ArsB/NhaD family transporter — protein MVANLPALFSLGVFVGVILLIMSEKIHLTIAAFLGALILVFTHVITLKEGIDYISQSYATLALFFGVMVLVRSFEPTKIFEYLATQMVLLAKGSGKLLMLGVIAITTPICAVLPNATTVMLLAPLIPPLAQEIGVDFVPILILMVFVANSAGLLTLVGDPATFIVGDAINISFNDYLFKLSFMGVLAIVSIVVITPFLFRHIWRSRFTHLEDLPHPQINHPKVLMAGGVIITLVLIFFVIGESLPVPIPPASVALMGACLALLLASQSKIDTVHNILRDVDWSTLIFFMSIFVIIGSLEKTGVTASLAQLLAVVVGQNIAFGAIVLVFTVGLLSSVVPNIPLVVAMVPLLKQYVVNIGFAGPEILGANFDGQLPAEVLPLFYAMMFGATLGGNGTLVGASSNIVAAGISEQHGRPISFHRFLRYGLPVMAVQLVVAALFVAWLMFTQQG, from the coding sequence ATGGTAGCTAATCTGCCTGCTTTATTCTCCCTAGGAGTTTTTGTCGGCGTTATTCTCCTAATCATGTCCGAGAAAATCCACCTTACCATAGCGGCTTTTTTAGGGGCATTAATCCTAGTTTTTACCCATGTAATTACCCTCAAGGAGGGCATTGATTACATCAGTCAGAGTTATGCCACCTTAGCATTATTTTTTGGCGTAATGGTCTTGGTTAGATCCTTTGAGCCGACTAAAATTTTTGAGTATTTAGCCACCCAAATGGTGCTGCTGGCTAAGGGAAGTGGCAAACTTCTCATGTTAGGGGTAATTGCGATTACGACTCCCATCTGTGCGGTGTTGCCCAATGCCACCACCGTTATGTTGTTAGCGCCCTTAATTCCCCCCTTAGCCCAGGAAATTGGTGTAGATTTTGTGCCTATCTTGATTCTGATGGTCTTTGTAGCTAACAGTGCTGGGTTATTAACATTGGTGGGGGATCCCGCCACCTTTATTGTCGGTGATGCCATTAATATTAGTTTTAATGATTATTTATTTAAGCTCAGCTTCATGGGAGTTTTAGCCATTGTTAGCATTGTGGTTATTACTCCTTTTTTGTTCCGACATATTTGGCGCAGTCGTTTCACTCATTTAGAGGATTTACCCCATCCTCAAATCAACCACCCGAAGGTATTAATGGCGGGGGGGGTTATTATCACTTTAGTGCTGATTTTTTTCGTTATTGGAGAAAGTCTGCCCGTTCCTATTCCGCCGGCCTCAGTAGCTTTGATGGGAGCTTGTTTGGCATTACTCCTCGCTAGCCAGAGCAAAATTGACACTGTCCATAATATTTTACGGGACGTGGATTGGAGCACTCTCATCTTTTTTATGTCTATCTTTGTCATTATTGGCTCTTTAGAAAAAACCGGAGTGACCGCGTCCCTTGCCCAACTTTTGGCAGTGGTGGTGGGACAAAATATCGCCTTTGGGGCGATTGTTTTAGTATTTACAGTGGGGTTGTTATCCAGTGTGGTGCCCAATATTCCCCTAGTAGTGGCCATGGTGCCCCTGCTCAAGCAATATGTGGTCAATATCGGCTTTGCCGGACCAGAAATATTGGGTGCAAACTTTGATGGACAATTGCCGGCGGAGGTATTGCCTTTGTTTTATGCCATGATGTTTGGCGCTACCCTGGGGGGCAATGGCACTTTGGTGGGAGCTTCTTCTAATATTGTGGCGGCGGGCATTTCCGAACAACACGGCCGACCAATTTCTTTCCATCGTTTTCTCCGCTATGGTTTGCCGGTGATGGCGGTGCAGTTGGTGGTAGCGGCTTTATTTGTGGCTTGGTTAATGTTTACCCAACAGGGTTAA
- a CDS encoding DUF6737 family protein has protein sequence MSNPEGYNVWSDKPRWCQPWTILLTGSVIIASSWLLFHRWWLSLPVAAAIALWWWYFLLAYPRLVRQAIAMELDHSPNSQAKSN, from the coding sequence ATGAGTAATCCTGAAGGTTATAACGTTTGGTCAGATAAGCCCCGTTGGTGTCAGCCTTGGACAATTTTGCTCACTGGGTCAGTAATTATTGCCTCTAGTTGGTTGCTGTTCCACCGATGGTGGTTGTCCTTACCTGTGGCCGCTGCCATTGCCCTCTGGTGGTGGTACTTTCTCCTGGCCTATCCCCGTTTGGTGCGTCAGGCGATCGCCATGGAGCTAGATCATTCACCCAATTCCCAGGCAAAGTCCAATTAA
- a CDS encoding DNA adenine methylase produces MEETGEINKSANSAPKGDQVKSPLRYPGGKSKALRQILPHVPTQIKEYREPFIGGGSVFLAIKQIFGQHINKYWINDLNFDLYCFWKYAQEEIERLTDAVTVIKQHQTDGRELFANLTKEGLELDEFQRAVRFFVLNRITFSGTVESGGYSQQAFEKRFTDSSIDRLKTLGTMLANTTVTNGDYQQLIEQPGENVFIFLDPPYLSATKSKLYGKKGDLHTSFGHQRFAEVMENCSHKWLITYDDSEEIRKLFSFAQIIEWDLQYGMNNYKQDKASKGKELMIKNY; encoded by the coding sequence ATGGAGGAAACCGGGGAAATAAATAAATCAGCAAATTCTGCGCCCAAAGGGGACCAAGTTAAAAGTCCTCTCCGTTATCCCGGCGGAAAATCCAAAGCCCTGAGACAAATTTTGCCCCATGTTCCTACTCAAATCAAAGAGTATCGGGAACCTTTTATCGGTGGAGGCTCTGTCTTTTTAGCCATCAAGCAAATTTTTGGTCAGCACATTAATAAGTATTGGATTAACGACTTAAATTTTGATTTATATTGTTTCTGGAAATACGCCCAGGAGGAAATTGAACGGCTAACTGATGCAGTCACAGTAATTAAACAACACCAAACCGACGGGAGAGAACTTTTTGCCAACTTAACAAAAGAAGGGTTAGAGTTGGACGAATTCCAGCGGGCAGTGCGTTTTTTTGTGCTGAATCGCATTACTTTTTCTGGCACGGTGGAATCTGGAGGCTATTCTCAACAGGCGTTTGAAAAACGTTTTACCGATTCTTCCATTGATAGATTAAAAACTCTGGGAACAATGTTAGCTAATACGACTGTTACCAATGGGGATTATCAACAATTAATTGAACAGCCAGGAGAGAACGTGTTTATTTTTCTTGATCCTCCCTATCTGAGCGCGACTAAATCGAAACTCTATGGTAAAAAGGGGGATTTACACACTTCTTTTGGTCATCAAAGATTTGCTGAAGTGATGGAAAATTGTTCTCATAAATGGCTGATTACCTATGATGATTCCGAGGAAATCAGAAAATTATTTAGTTTTGCCCAGATTATTGAATGGGATTTACAATATGGGATGAACAATTACAAACAAGACAAAGCTTCCAAAGGTAAAGAGTTAATGATCAAAAATTATTAA
- the accA gene encoding acetyl-CoA carboxylase carboxyl transferase subunit alpha, which produces MSKSERRVFLLDFEKPLYELEEKINQIRELAEEKNVDVSEQLSQLESRAEQLRQEIFSNLNPSQRLQLARHPRRPSTLDYIQAIADDWFEMHGDRGGYDDPALVGGVARLGTRPVVIMGHQKGRDTKDNVARNFGMAAPNGYRKALRLMEHADRFGMPIITFIDTPGAWAGIDAEKLGQGEAIAVNLREMFRLDVPILCTVIGEGGSGGALGIGVGDRVLMLENAVYTVATPEACAAILWKDAKKSDKAAIALKITADDLAKLQIIDGIIPEPKGAAHANPLGAAAKLKEALLFHLNTLAQLTPQERKQLRYDKFRHLGQFLETAV; this is translated from the coding sequence ATGAGTAAAAGTGAGCGTCGTGTTTTTCTGCTGGATTTTGAAAAGCCCCTCTATGAGCTAGAGGAAAAAATCAATCAAATCCGGGAACTAGCCGAGGAAAAAAATGTGGACGTGTCCGAACAGCTCAGTCAACTAGAAAGTCGGGCTGAACAGTTGCGTCAGGAAATTTTTAGCAATCTCAATCCTTCCCAGCGGTTACAGTTGGCCCGCCATCCCCGCCGTCCTAGTACGTTGGATTATATCCAAGCCATTGCGGATGATTGGTTTGAAATGCACGGCGATCGAGGAGGTTATGACGATCCGGCTTTGGTGGGGGGAGTGGCCCGCTTGGGGACTCGACCTGTGGTGATTATGGGCCATCAAAAGGGAAGGGATACCAAGGATAATGTGGCTCGCAATTTTGGTATGGCGGCCCCCAATGGTTACCGGAAGGCTCTGCGGTTGATGGAACACGCTGATCGTTTTGGTATGCCTATTATTACTTTTATTGATACCCCTGGAGCTTGGGCCGGCATCGATGCAGAAAAGTTGGGCCAAGGGGAGGCGATCGCCGTTAATTTGCGGGAAATGTTTCGGTTAGATGTCCCCATTCTCTGCACAGTGATCGGGGAGGGGGGCTCCGGGGGTGCATTGGGTATTGGCGTTGGCGATCGGGTATTGATGCTGGAAAATGCGGTGTACACCGTGGCTACTCCAGAGGCCTGTGCGGCTATTCTTTGGAAGGATGCGAAAAAGTCCGACAAAGCGGCGATCGCCTTGAAAATTACCGCCGATGATTTAGCGAAGTTACAAATCATTGATGGGATTATTCCCGAGCCGAAGGGGGCCGCCCACGCCAATCCATTGGGAGCCGCTGCTAAGTTGAAGGAAGCTTTATTGTTCCATCTCAATACCTTGGCTCAATTAACTCCCCAGGAACGCAAACAATTGCGGTACGACAAATTCCGGCATTTGGGTCAATTTTTAGAAACGGCGGTGTAA
- a CDS encoding type II toxin-antitoxin system HicA family toxin produces MPKLPRISSREVIRVLEKLGFEVVRQTGSHVVMQKVTTEGNIGCVVPLHRELKVGTLSGVLKQARVSVNEFIGQL; encoded by the coding sequence ATGCCTAAGTTACCGCGAATCTCTAGTCGAGAAGTAATTCGAGTGCTTGAAAAACTGGGATTTGAAGTGGTTCGACAAACGGGGAGCCATGTGGTGATGCAAAAAGTAACAACTGAGGGAAATATTGGCTGTGTTGTCCCTTTGCATCGAGAACTAAAGGTGGGTACTTTAAGTGGCGTTCTCAAGCAAGCCAGAGTTTCCGTCAATGAATTTATTGGGCAGCTTTGA
- a CDS encoding type II toxin-antitoxin system HicB family antitoxin, translating into MKNRTFTAIIYKEEEMYIAECPEVGTVDQGETIEQAIAGLQEATQLYLQEFPLPETSPRFVTSIEVSYA; encoded by the coding sequence ATGAAGAATCGTACTTTTACCGCAATTATCTATAAGGAAGAGGAGATGTACATTGCGGAGTGCCCAGAAGTAGGCACAGTCGATCAGGGAGAAACCATCGAACAGGCCATAGCAGGACTACAAGAAGCAACGCAACTCTATCTTCAGGAATTCCCACTGCCGGAAACATCACCTAGATTTGTAACGAGTATTGAAGTGAGTTATGCCTAA
- a CDS encoding DUF4327 family protein, which translates to MVISSPLHQETVFSLEVIRSTASELVRQNRLDRQQPIYTLCQFIPARQWLAVERELEMHDYLLRDHIIDLMNCEAWDFQDPDGCA; encoded by the coding sequence ATGGTCATTTCCTCACCCCTCCACCAAGAAACAGTTTTTTCCCTCGAAGTCATTCGCTCCACCGCCAGTGAACTGGTCCGCCAAAATCGCCTCGATCGCCAGCAACCCATCTATACCCTTTGTCAATTCATCCCCGCCCGGCAGTGGCTAGCCGTAGAAAGGGAATTGGAAATGCACGATTACCTTTTGCGAGACCACATCATCGATTTAATGAATTGTGAAGCTTGGGACTTTCAGGATCCAGACGGTTGTGCCTAG
- a CDS encoding NYN domain-containing protein: MSIHSGIPFRRDRLSIFVDGNNMFYAQQKNGWFFDPRRVLSFFTEDPSVKLVNAFWYTGLKDTQDQRGFRDALISLGYTVRTKILKEYYDDISGKYSQKANLDIEIVVDMFNTVDQYDRVVLFSGDGDFERAIELLRSKSTHITVVSTEGMIARELRNATDRYIDLNDIRPAIEKQDFYSTEQTA; the protein is encoded by the coding sequence ATGTCAATTCATAGTGGTATTCCTTTCCGCAGGGATCGTTTGTCTATCTTTGTGGATGGGAATAATATGTTTTATGCACAACAGAAAAATGGGTGGTTTTTTGACCCCAGAAGGGTATTATCTTTCTTCACTGAAGATCCATCTGTAAAACTCGTCAATGCATTTTGGTACACTGGTTTAAAAGATACCCAAGATCAAAGGGGTTTCCGTGATGCCCTTATAAGTTTAGGTTACACCGTCAGAACTAAAATTCTTAAGGAATATTATGACGACATTTCCGGCAAATATTCCCAAAAAGCTAATCTAGATATTGAAATTGTGGTGGACATGTTTAACACCGTAGATCAATATGATCGGGTGGTTTTGTTCAGTGGTGACGGCGATTTTGAACGGGCGATCGAACTCTTAAGATCAAAAAGTACCCACATAACTGTAGTTTCCACCGAAGGCATGATTGCTAGGGAATTACGAAATGCCACCGATCGTTATATTGATCTCAATGACATCAGGCCAGCCATTGAGAAACAGGATTTTTATAGCACTGAACAAACTGCCTAG
- a CDS encoding type II toxin-antitoxin system HicB family antitoxin translates to MNKQEFYVLIERDEDGIYIGEVPQLKACYSQGETIDELMQNIREVIELCLEEIELESTSEFIGIQKVVV, encoded by the coding sequence ATGAACAAGCAAGAATTTTATGTTCTTATTGAAAGGGATGAAGATGGTATTTACATAGGTGAAGTCCCACAACTTAAAGCTTGCTACAGTCAGGGGGAGACCATTGATGAGCTTATGCAAAATATTCGTGAGGTTATCGAATTATGTCTTGAAGAGATTGAATTGGAATCTACTTCTGAGTTTATCGGCATCCAAAAAGTGGTGGTCTGA
- a CDS encoding type II toxin-antitoxin system HicA family toxin: MAKLPTVTSTQLIVVLQKLGFKVIRQKGSHVRLKDQDNRVVTIPIHGGKTIGKGLLLKIIRDAEITKEELIRLLD; the protein is encoded by the coding sequence ATGGCAAAGCTTCCTACTGTAACAAGCACTCAGCTCATAGTCGTACTTCAAAAACTTGGTTTTAAAGTTATTAGACAAAAAGGAAGTCACGTTCGTCTAAAAGATCAAGATAATCGAGTAGTGACCATTCCTATCCATGGCGGTAAAACTATTGGAAAAGGTTTATTGTTGAAAATCATCAGAGACGCTGAAATAACCAAGGAAGAATTAATTCGCTTATTAGATTAA
- the pgm gene encoding phosphoglucomutase (alpha-D-glucose-1,6-bisphosphate-dependent) — MTSRINPLAGQHPPADSLLDVAKLLDDYYRQQPDPENPAQLVSFGTSGHRGSALNGTFNEAHILAVTQAVVDYRQAQGITGPLYMGMDSHALSEPAQKTALEVLAANQVETFLTTATDLTRFTPTPAVSYAILTHNQGRKEGLADGIIITPSHNPPTDGGFKYNPPSGGPAEPEATQWIQNRANELLKNGNKTVKRLDYEQALKATTTHAHDFVTPYVAGLADIIDLDVIRSAGLRLGVDPLGGANVGYWEPIAAKYNLNISLVNPGVDPTFKFMTLDWDGKIRMDCSSPYAMASLVKIKDHYDIAFGNDTDGDRHGIVTPSVGLMNPNHFLSVAIWYLFSQRQQWSGLSAIGKTLVSSSMIDRVGAMINRQVYEVPVGFKWFVSGLLDGSFGFGGEESAGASFLKKNGTVWTTDKDGTIMDLLAAEITAKTGKDPGLHYQDLTAKLGNPIYQRIDAPATPAQKDRLKKLSPDDVTATSLAGDAITAKLTKAPGNQAAIGGLKVTTAEGWFAARPSGTENVYKIYAESFKDEAHLQAIFTEAEAIVTSALG; from the coding sequence ATGACAAGCAGAATTAATCCCCTCGCCGGCCAGCATCCCCCCGCCGACAGCCTTTTGGATGTGGCCAAACTTTTAGACGACTATTACCGTCAGCAACCGGACCCGGAAAATCCCGCCCAGTTAGTGAGCTTTGGTACCTCTGGCCATCGGGGTTCTGCCCTCAACGGTACTTTTAATGAAGCCCATATTTTGGCGGTGACCCAGGCAGTGGTGGACTATCGCCAAGCCCAGGGCATTACGGGGCCCCTTTATATGGGGATGGATAGCCATGCTCTGTCGGAACCAGCCCAGAAAACGGCGTTGGAAGTGTTGGCCGCTAACCAAGTAGAAACTTTTTTAACCACCGCCACGGATTTAACCCGTTTCACCCCCACTCCGGCGGTATCCTACGCCATTTTGACCCACAACCAGGGACGTAAAGAAGGTTTAGCGGACGGCATTATTATTACCCCTTCCCACAATCCCCCCACTGATGGAGGCTTTAAATATAATCCCCCCTCCGGTGGCCCGGCGGAACCGGAAGCGACCCAATGGATTCAGAACCGGGCCAATGAGTTGCTGAAAAATGGCAATAAAACAGTTAAACGGCTGGATTACGAGCAGGCATTAAAAGCCACCACCACCCATGCCCATGATTTTGTCACTCCCTATGTGGCCGGTCTGGCGGACATCATTGACTTGGATGTAATTCGTTCAGCGGGCTTGCGCTTGGGAGTTGACCCCCTGGGGGGAGCCAATGTGGGCTATTGGGAACCCATTGCCGCTAAATACAATTTGAACATCAGCTTGGTTAATCCCGGGGTAGATCCCACGTTTAAATTTATGACCCTGGATTGGGACGGCAAAATCCGCATGGATTGTTCTTCCCCCTACGCCATGGCCAGTTTGGTGAAAATCAAAGACCATTACGACATTGCCTTTGGCAACGACACCGACGGCGATCGCCATGGCATTGTCACCCCCAGCGTGGGTTTGATGAATCCCAATCATTTTCTTTCCGTGGCCATTTGGTATTTGTTTAGTCAGCGGCAACAGTGGTCAGGGCTGTCGGCGATCGGCAAAACCCTAGTCAGCAGCAGCATGATTGACCGGGTGGGGGCCATGATTAATCGCCAAGTTTACGAAGTGCCCGTGGGCTTTAAATGGTTTGTCAGCGGTTTGCTAGATGGTTCCTTTGGCTTTGGGGGTGAAGAAAGTGCCGGGGCTTCGTTTTTGAAAAAAAATGGCACCGTTTGGACCACCGACAAAGATGGCACCATTATGGATTTATTGGCGGCGGAAATCACCGCTAAAACCGGCAAAGATCCCGGCCTCCATTACCAGGATTTGACCGCTAAGTTAGGTAATCCCATTTACCAACGCATTGATGCCCCCGCCACTCCGGCCCAAAAAGACCGCTTGAAAAAACTGTCCCCCGATGACGTTACAGCTACCTCCTTAGCTGGGGATGCCATTACTGCTAAATTAACCAAAGCCCCTGGCAACCAAGCGGCGATCGGTGGGTTGAAGGTGACCACTGCGGAAGGTTGGTTTGCGGCCCGGCCCTCCGGCACGGAAAATGTTTACAAAATCTATGCCGAAAGTTTCAAAGACGAAGCCCATCTCCAGGCTATTTTCACGGAGGCGGAAGCCATTGTTACCTCGGCTTTGGGCTAA
- a CDS encoding circadian clock protein KaiA, with the protein MQSPLSLCLFAPEHVAHRLRSIFQGDRHYLSTFQALDDFCAFLEDKPERIDCLLVYYEANSLPVLNRLYEQGRLLPIILLEPSPSALAKTTDEHPTIVYHNAEIHLPESQWSELPTVVDRAIAHYLHLGPICTLPNQTETIPAPIVDESSQSFLLLQQRRLADKLKERLGYLGVYYKRKPSHFYRNFSPQEKQEYLEDLSSQYREIILSYFSDEGTVNDLLDQFVNQAFFADLAISQILEIHMELMDEFSQHLKLEGRSEEVLLDYRLVLIDILAHLGEMYRRSIPREDIPFDVYYQTD; encoded by the coding sequence GTGCAGTCTCCCCTCTCCCTCTGTCTTTTTGCTCCCGAACACGTTGCCCATAGACTCAGGTCTATTTTCCAGGGCGATCGCCATTACCTATCGACTTTTCAAGCACTAGATGATTTTTGTGCCTTTCTAGAAGACAAACCTGAGCGGATTGATTGCCTGTTAGTCTATTACGAAGCTAATTCCCTTCCAGTGCTGAATCGTCTCTATGAACAGGGGCGATTGTTGCCGATTATTTTGCTCGAACCCAGTCCTTCTGCCCTAGCCAAAACCACCGACGAACACCCCACCATTGTCTATCACAACGCTGAAATTCATCTGCCCGAATCCCAATGGTCGGAACTGCCCACCGTCGTAGACCGGGCGATCGCCCATTACCTACACCTTGGCCCCATCTGTACCCTCCCCAACCAAACGGAAACTATCCCCGCCCCGATTGTCGATGAATCATCCCAAAGCTTTTTACTCCTACAACAAAGAAGGCTGGCTGACAAACTTAAAGAAAGACTCGGTTACCTAGGAGTGTACTACAAACGTAAGCCCAGTCACTTTTACCGCAACTTTTCCCCCCAGGAAAAACAAGAATACCTAGAAGATTTAAGCTCCCAATATCGAGAGATTATTCTCAGTTATTTTAGTGACGAAGGCACAGTTAATGACCTGTTAGATCAATTTGTTAATCAGGCTTTCTTTGCCGACCTAGCCATTTCTCAAATCCTGGAAATTCACATGGAATTAATGGATGAATTTTCCCAGCATCTAAAGCTAGAAGGGCGGAGCGAAGAAGTCCTCCTAGACTATCGTTTAGTGTTGATCGACATCCTCGCCCATCTGGGGGAAATGTATCGCCGTTCCATCCCCCGGGAGGACATTCCCTTTGATGTATATTATCAGACGGATTAA